A single region of the Pan troglodytes isolate AG18354 chromosome 18, NHGRI_mPanTro3-v2.0_pri, whole genome shotgun sequence genome encodes:
- the SRRM2 gene encoding serine/arginine repetitive matrix protein 2 isoform X7, with product MLLEKDVNPGGKEETPGQRPAVTETHQLAELNEKKNERLRAAFGISDSYVDGSSFDPQRRAREAKQPAPEPPKPYSLVRESSSSRSPTPKQKKKKKKKDRGRRSESSSPRRERKKSSKKKQHRSESESKKRKHRSPTPKSKRKSKDKKRKRSRSTTPAPKSRRAHRSTSADSASSSDTSRSRSRSAAAKTHTTALTGRSPSPASGRRGEGDAPFSEPGTTSTQRPSSPEPATKQPSSPYEDKDKDKKEKSATRPSPSPERSSTGPEPPAPTPLLAERHGGSPQPLATTPLSQEPVNPPSEASPTRDRSPPKSPEKLPQSSSSESSPPSPQPTKVSRHASSSPESPKPAPAPGSHREISSSPTSKNRSHGRAKRDKSHSHTPSRRMGRSRSPATAKRGRSRSRTPTKRGHSRSRSPQWRRSRSAQRWGRSRSPQRRGRSRSPQRPGWSRSRNTQRRGRSRSARRGRSHSRSPATRGRSRSRTPARRGRSRSRTPARRRSRSRTPTRRRSRSRTPARRGRSRSRTPARRRSRTRSPVRRRSRSRSPARRSGRSRSRTPARRGRSRSRTPARRGRSRSRTPARRSGRSRSRTPARRGRSRSRTPRRGRSRSRSLVRRGRSHSRTPQRRGRSGSSSERKNKSRTSQRRSRSNSSPEMKKSRISSRRSRSLSSPRSKAKSRLSLRRSLSGSSPCPKQKSQTPARRSRSGSSQPKAKSRTPPRRSRSSSSPPPKQKSKTPSRQSHSSSSPHPKVKSGTPPRQGSITSPQANEQSVTPQRRSCFESSPDPELKSRTPSRHSCSGSSPPRVKSSTPPRQSPSRSSSPQPKVKAIISPRQRSHSGSSSPSPSRVTSRTTPRQSRSVSPCSNVESRLLPRYSHSGSSSPDTKVKPETPPRQSHSGSISPYPKVKAQTPPGPSLSGSKSPCPQEKSKDSLVQSCPGSLSLCAGVKSSTPPGESYFGLSSLQLKGQSQTSPDHISDTSSPEVRQSHSESPSLQSKSQTSPKGGRSRSSSPITELASRSPIRQDRGELSASPMLKSGMSPEQSRFQSDSSSYPTVDSNSLLGQSRLETAESKEKMALPPQEDATASPPRQKDKFSPFPVQDRPESSLVFKDTPRTPPRERSGAGSSPETKEQNSALPTSSQDEELMEVVEKSEEPAGQILSHLSSELKEMSTSNFESSPEVEERPAVSLTLDQSQSQASLEAVEVPSMASSWGGPHFSPEHKELSNSPLRENSFGSPLEFRNSGPLGTEMNTGFSSEVKEDLNGPFLNQLETDPSLDMKEQSTRSSRHSSSELSPDAVEKAGMSSNQSISSPVLDAVPRTPSRERSSSASSPEMKDGLPRTPSRRSRSGSSPGLRDGSGTPSRHSLSGSSPGMKDIPRTPSRGRSECDSSPEPKALPQTPRPRSRSPSSPELNNKCLTPQRERSGSESSVDQKTVARTPLGQRSRSGSSQELDVKPSASPQERSESDSSPDSKAKTRTPLRQRSRSGSSPEVDSKSRLSPRRSRSGSSPEVKDKPRAAPRAQSGSDSSPEPKAPAPRALPRRSRSGSSSKGRGPSPEGSSSTESSPEHPPKSRTARRGSRSSPEPKTKSRTPPRRRSSRSSPELTRKARLSRRSRSASSSPETRSRTPPRHRRSPSVSSPEPAEKSRSSRRRRSASSPRTKTTSRRGRSPSPKPRGLQRSRSRSRREKTRTTRRRDRSGSSQSTSRRRQRSRSRSRVTRRRRGGSGYHSRSPARQESSRTSSRRRRGRSRTPPTSRKRSRSRTSPAPWKRSRSRASPATHRRSRSRTPLISRRRSRSRTSPVSRRRSRSRTSVTRRRSRSRASPVSRRRSRSRTPPVTRRRSRSRTPTTRRRSRSRTPPVTRRRSRSRTPPVTRRRSRSRTSPITRRRSRSRTSPVTRRRSRSRTSPVTRRRSRSRTSPVTRRRSRSRTPPAIRRRSRSRTPLLPRKRSRSRSPLAIRRRSRSRTPRTARGKRSLTRSPPAIRRRSASGSSSDRSRSATPPATRNHSGSRTPPVALNSSRMSCFSRPSMSPTPLDRCRSPGMLEPLGSSRTPMSVLQQAGGSMMDGPGPRIPDHQRTSVPENHAQSRIALALTAISLGTARPPPSMSAAGLAARMSQVPAPVPLMSLRTAPAANLASRIPAASAAAMNLASARTPAIPTAVNLADSRTPAAAAAMNLASARTAVAPSAVNLADPRTPTAPAVNLAGARTPAALAALSLTGSGTPPTAANYPSSSRTPQAPASANLVGPRSAHATAPVNIAGSRTAAALAPASLTSARMAPALSGANLTSPRVPLSAYERVSGRTSPPLLDRARSRTPPSAPSQSRMTSERAPSPSSRMGQAPSQSLLPPAQDQPRSPVPSAFSDQSRCLIAQTTPVAGSLSLSSGAVATTTSSAGDHNGMLSVPAPGVPHSDVGEPPASTGAQQPSALAALQPAKERRSSSSSSSSSSSSSSSSSSSSSSSSSGSSSSDSEGSSLPVQPEVALKRVPSPTPAPKEAIREGRPPEPTPAKRKRRSSSSSSSSSSSSSSSSSSSSSSSSSSSSSSSSSSSSSSSSSSPSPAKPGPQALPKPASPKKPPPGERSLLPVSPSPRHSLPHVARGTFLKRTSGYFPPLHKSFGTPCGLQDKAPPLREWRVRLFTNGPCPPCVLLLPAPTHALCSSHTQRLAV from the exons ATGTTGCTGGAGAAGGATGTGAACCCTGGGGGCAAGGAGGAGACCCCAGGGCAGAGGCCAGC GGTCACGGAGACTCACCAGTTGGCAGAATTAAATGAGAAGAAGAATGAAAGACTCCGTGCTGCCTTTGGCATCAGTGATTCTTACGTAGATGGCAGCTCTTTTGATCCTCAGCGTCGTGCCCGAGAAGCTAAACAACCAGCTCCTGAGCCTCCCAAACCTTACAG CCTTGTTCGGGAGTCTAGCAGTTCTCGCTCACCAACCCCaaagcagaagaagaagaaaaagaagaaagatagagGACG CAGGTCAGAGAGCAGCTCTCCTCGacgggagagaaagaaaagctcaAAGAAGAAGCAGCACAG GTCAGAATCTGAGTCCAAGAAACGTAAGCATAG GTCTCCCACTCCAAAGAGCAAACGTAAATCTAAGGACAAAAAGCGAAAGCG GTCTCGAAGTACAACACCAGCCCCCAAGAGCCGCCGGGCCCACCGTTCAACTTCTGCTGACTCTGCTTCCTCCTCCGATACTTCCCGCAGTCG GTCTCGAAGTGCTGCAGCTAAAACTCATACAACTGCCTTGACTGGGCGAAGTCCTTCCCCTGCTTCAGGGCGACGCGGGGAGGGAGATGCGCCTTTCAGTGAACCAGGTACTACCAGCACACAACGGCCTAGTAGCCCGGAGCCTGCTACGAAACAGCCTAGCAGCCCTTATGAAGACAAAGATAAAGACAAGAAGGAG AAATCTGCAACTCGACCTAGCCCCTCTCCGGAAAGGAGCAGCACAGGCCCAGAACCACCTGCTCCCACTCCGCTCCTTGCTGAGCGACATGGCGGCTCCCCACAACCCCTTGCAACCACCCCCTTAAGCCAGGAGCCAGTGAACCCCCCATCTGAGGCCTCTCCAACTCGGGACCGTTCACCACCTAAGTCTCCCGAGAAACTTCCCCAGTCTTCTTCCTCAGAGAGCAGCCCACCATCCCCTCAACCTACCAAAGTTTCTCGGCATGCCAGCTCTTCCCCAGAAAGTCCTAAACCTGCTCCAGCTCCAGGGTCCCACCGAGAGATTTCTTCTTCTCCCACATCTAAGAATCGCTCACATGGCCGAGCAAAACGGGATAAATCACATTCTCATACCCCCTCCCGTAGGATGGGGAGGTCCCGTAGCCCTGCCACCGCTAAGAGAGGGCGATCTCGGTCTCGAACCCCTACCAAGAGAGGTCATTCTCGATCCCGATCTCCCCAGTGGCGTAGGTCCAGGTCTGCACAGAGGTGGGGAAGATCTAGAAGCCCCCAGCGACGTGGCCGCTCTAGGTCTCCTCAGcgaccaggctggtctaggaGCAGAAATACCCAGAGAAGAGGCAGGTCTAGGTCAGCAAGGCGAGGGAGGTCCCACTCTAGATCCCCAGCCACTAGGGGTAGATCTCGTTCTAGAACACCAGCCCGCCGGGGCAGGTCCCGCTCTAGAACACCTGCCAGGCGGAGATCACGATCCAGAACTCCCACCAGGCGTAGGTCTCGGTCTAGAACACCAGCCCGGAGGGGCAGGTCTCGGTCTAGAACACCTGCTAGGCGCAGATCTAGGACCCGATCACCAGTACGACGCAGGTCTCGTAGTAGATCACCAGCCAGGAGAAGTGGCAGGTCACGCTCTAGAACCCCAGCTAGACGTGGCCGCTCACGCTCCAGAACCCCAGCCAGACGTGGCCGCTCACGCTCTAGAACCCCAGCTAGACGCAGTGGTCGCTCACGCTCCAGAACACCAGCCAGGAGAGGGAGGTCTCGGTCTAGGACACCAAGACGAGGAAGATCCCGCAGTAGAAGCTTAGTTAGACGTGGAAGATCTCACTCTAGAACACCTCAAAGAAGAGGCAGATCTGGCTCATCTTCAGAGCGGAAAAACAAATCCAGAACATCTCAAAGAAGAAGCAGGTCCAATTCAAGCCCAGAAATGAAGAAATCTCGCATTTCTTCAAGGCGGAGCAGGTCTCTCTCTTCACCACGGTCCAAAGCAAAATCTCGCTTGTCTTTGAGGCGCAGCCTTTCAGGGTCTTCCCCATGCCCTAAACAAAAGTCACAGACACCAGCTAGGCGCAGTCGCTCTGGATCCTCCCAACCTAAAGCTAAATCTAGAACGCCACCCAGACGCAGTCGCTCCAGTTCTTCTCCGCCACCTAAACAGAAATCTAAGACACCATCAAGACAAAGTCATTCCAGTTCATCTCCTCATCCTAAAGTGAAATCTGGAACACCACCGAGGCAAGGGTCCATAACAAGTCCCCAGGCCAATGAGCAATCTGTAACGCCACAAAGACGGAGCTGTTTTGAATCATCACCTGACCCTGAGTTGAAATCTAGGACCCCTTCTAGACATAGCTGCTCAGGGTCCTCTCCTCCTAGAGTGAAATCTAGCACACCTCCCAGACAGAGCCCATCTAGGTCGTCATCTCCACAACCCAAAGTGAAGGCAATAATATCACCAAGACAAAGAAGCCATTCTGGCTCCTCTTCTCCAAGTCCTAGTAGGGTGACGTCGAGAACAACTCCACGGCAAAGCAGATCAGTATCTCCCTGCTCCAATGTGGAATCCAGATTGTTGCCAAGATATAGTCATTCTGGGTCCTCCTCACCAGATACCAAAGTGAAACCTGAAACACCGCCAAGACAAAGTCACTCAGGGTCTATTTCACCATACCCCAAAGTAAAGGCCCAAACTCCACCGGGGCCAAGTCTTTCTGGATCAAAGTCACCATGTCCCCAAGAGAAGTCTAAAGACTCACTAGTTCAAAGTTGCCCTGGATCCCTGTCTCTCTGTGCAGGAGTAAAATCTAGCACACCACCAGGCGAGAGCTATTTTGGTCTCTCATCTCTGCAACTGAAAGGACAATCTCAAACTTCACCAGACCACATATCTGATACTTCAAGTCCAGAAGTGAGACAGAGTCATTCAGAATCACCATCTCTGCAGAGCAAATCTCAAACATCACCTAAGGGAGGTCGGTCCAGGTCTTCATCTCCAATCACTGAGCTGGCATCCAGATCTCCAATAAGACAAGATAGAGGTGAGTTGTCAGCGAGTCCTATGTTGAAATCGGGAATGTCTCCTGAGCAGAGCAGGTTCCAGTCTGACTCTTCTTCATATCCTACAGTAGACTCGAATTCTCTCTTGGGGCAGAGTAGATTGGagactgctgaatcaaaagagaaaatggcCTTACCCCCTCAGGAGGATGCTACTGCATCACCTCctagacagaaagacaaatttagtCCCTTTCCAGTACAGGATAGGCCTGAGTCTTCACTGGTATTCAAAGACACACCTAGAACCCCGCCAAGGGAAAGAAGTGGTGCTGGGTCATCTCCAGAAACAAAAGAGCAAAATAGTGCATTGCCTACGTCAAGCCAAGATGAAGAGTTAATGGAGGTGGTAGAGAAGTCTGAAGAACCCGCAGGCCAAATCCTGTCTCATTTGTCTTCAGAACTTAAAGAAATGTCCACAAGTAACTTTGAATCATCTCCTGAAGTAGAAGAAAGGCCTGCTGTGTCTTTGACTCTTGATCAGAGCCAGTCACAGGCTTCTTTGGAAGCAGTAGAAGTCCCTTCAATGGCCTCATCTTGGGGTGGGCCACATTTTTCTCCAGAACATAAAGAACTGTCTAACTCCCCACTCAGGGAGAACAGCTTTGGATCACCTTTAGAATTTAGAAACTCAGGCCCACTTGGTACAGAAATGAATACTGGATTTTCTTCTGAGGTTAAAGAAGATTTGAATGGACCGTTTCTTAATCAGCTGGAAACAGATCCATCTCTAGACATGAAAGAACAATCGACAAGATCCTCTAGACACAGCAGTTCTGAGTTATCCCCAGATGCAGTGGAAAAGGCAGGGATGTCTTCAAATCAGAGCATCTCTTCACCTGTGCTTGATGCTGTACCCAGAACACCCTCGAGAGAAAGAAGTAGTTCTGCATCTTCTCCTGAAATGAAAGATGGTTTACCCAGAACTCCATCAAGGAGAAGCAGGTCTGGGTCTTCTCCAGGACTTAGAGATGGGTCTGGGACTCCCTCGAGGCACAGCCTGTCTGGGTCCTCTCCTGGAATGAAAGATATACCTAGAACGCCATCTAGAGGGAGAAGCGAATGTGATTCTTCCCCAGAACCGAAAGCTTTGCCTCAGACTCCTAGGCCGAGGAGTCGTTCTCCGTCATCCCCAGAGCTCAACAACAAGTGTCTTACCCCCCAGAGAGAAAGAAGCGGGTCAGAATCATCAGTTGATCAGAAAACTGTGGCTCGGACTCCCCTGGGGCAGAGAAGTCGTTCGGGATCCTCTCAAGAACTTGATGTGAAACCCAGTGCATCCCCTCAGGAAAGAAGTGAGTCAGACTCTTCTCCGGATTCTAAAGCCAAGACACGAACCCCACTTCGGCAGAGGAGTCGGTCTGGATCATCTCCAGAGGTTGACAGCAAATCTCGACTATCCCCTCGGCGCAGTAGGTCTGGTTCCTCCCCTGAAGTGAAAGATAAGCCAAGAGCAGCACCCAGGGCACAGAGTGGTTCTGATTCCTCTCCTGAACCTAAAGCTCCAGCCCCTCGGGCCCTTCCTAGACGAAGCAGATCAGGTTCATCAAGCAAAGGCAGAGGCCCTTCTCCTGAAGGAAGCAGCAGTACCGAGTCCTCTCCTGAACATCCGCCCAAATCCAGAACTGCTCGCAGAGGTTCCAGGTCATCACCAGAGCCCAAGACCAAGTCTCGTACACCACCTCGACGTCGCAGCTCTCGATCATCTCCTGAGCTAACAAGGAAGGCCAGACTGTCCCGTAGAAGCCGCTCTGCCTCATCCTCACCAGAAACTCGCTCTAGAACTCCCCCAAGGCACCGGAGAAGTCCCTCAGTGTCTTCCCCGGAGCCAGCCGAAAAGTCGAGGTCTTCACGCCGACGGCGCTCAGCTTCATCTCCACGTACTAAGACAACCTCAAGGAGAGGCCGCTCTCCTTCGCCAAAGCCTCGTGGACTCCAGAGGTCCCGTTCCCGCtcaaggagagagaaaacaagaaCAACCCGACGTCGAGATAGGTCTGGATCTTCTCAGTCAACCTCTCGGCGAAGACAGCGGAGCCGGTCAAGGTCGCGGGTTACTCGGCGGCGGAGGGGAGGCTCTGGTTATCACTCAAGGTCACCTGCCCGGCAGGAAAGTTCCCGGACCTCCTCTCGACGCCGAAGAGGCCGCTCTCGGACACCCCCAACCAGTCGGAAGCGTTCTCGCTCACGCACATCACCAGCCCCGTGGAAACGCTCTAGATCTCGAGCCTCTCCAGCCACTCACCGGCGATCCAGGTCCAGAACCCCCCTGATAAGCCGACGTAGGTCCAGGTCTCGAACTTCACCAGTCAGCCGGAGACGGTCAAGGTCCAGGACTTCAGTGACTCGACGAAGATCCCGGTCAAGAGCATCCCCAGTGAGCAGAAGGCGATCCAGATCCAGAACGCCACCAGTAACCCGCCGTCGTTCAAGGTCTAGAACACCAACAACACGCCGCCGCTCCCGTTCTAGAACTCCACCAGTGACTCGCAGAAGGTCCAGATCCAGGACTCCACCAGTAACCAGGAGGCGATCTCGAAGCAGAACTTCGCCTATCACTCGCAGAAGATCAAGATCCAGAACATCTCCGGTCACCCGAAGGAGATCTCGATCTCGCACATCTCCAGTAACTCGAAGAAGGTCCCGCTCTCGAACCTCACCAGTAACACGCCGCCGCTCTAGGTCCCGGACACCTCCAGCTATTCGGCGCCGCTCTAGATCTCGAACGCCACTGTTACCACGCAAACGTTCTCGAAGTCGCTCACCACTTGCTATCCGCCGCCGCTCCAGATCCCGTACTCCACGAACAGCTCGGGGTAAACGGTCCTTAACAAGATCTCCTCCAGCCATCCGCAGGCGTTCTGCATCTGGAAGTAGTTCTGATCGTTCACGATCTGCTACTCCTCCGGCAACAAGAAATCATTCTGGTTCACGGACACCTCCAGTAGCACTCAACAGTTCCAGAATGAGCTGCTTCAGTCGTCCTAGCATGTCCCCAACACCTCTTGATCGCTGCAGATCACCTGGAATGCTTGAACCCCTTGGCAGCTCTAGAACACCCATGTCTGTCCTGCAGCAAGCCGGTGGCTCCATGATGGATGGTCCAGGTCCCCGAATACCTGACCACCAGAGAACATCTGTGCCGGAAAATCATGCTCAGTCCAGGATTGCACTTGCCCTGACAGCTATCAGTCTTGGCACCGCTCGGCCTCCTCCGTCCATGTCTGCTGCTGGCCTTGCTGCAAGAATGTCCCAGGTTCCAGCTCCGGTGCCTCTCATGAGTCTCAGAACCGCCCCAGCAGCCAACCTTGCCAGCAGGATTCCTGCAGCCTCTGCGGCAGCCATGAACCTAGCCAGCGCCAGGACACCTGCCATTCCAACAGCAGTGAACCTGGCTGACTCTCGAACGCCAGCTGCAGCAGCGGCCATGAACTTGGCCAGCGCCAGAACAGCGGTGGCACCTTCGGCTGTGAACCTGGCTGACCCTCGCACTCCCACAGCCCCAGCTGTGAACCTAGCAGGGGCCAGAACCCCAGCTGCCTTGGCAGCTCTGAGTCTCACAGGCTCTGGCACACCACCAACTGCTGCAAACTATCCCTCCAGCTCCAGAACACCACAGGCTCCAGCCTCTGCAAACCTGGTGGGTCCTCGGTCTGCACATGCCACAGCTCCTGTGAATATTGCCGGCTCCAGAACCGCTGCAGCCTTGGCCCCCGCGAGCCTCACCAGTGCTAGGATGGCTCCAGCATTGTCTGGTGCAAACCTCACCAGCCCCAGGGTGCCCCTTTCTGCCTACGAGCGTGTCAGTGGCAGAACCTCACCGCCGCTCCTTGACCGAGCTAGGTCCAGAACACCACCGTCTGCCCCAAGCCAGTCTAGGATGACCTCTGAACGggctccctccccttcctctagAATGGGCCAGGCTCCTTCACAGTCTCTCCTCCCTCCAGCACAGGATCAGCCGAGGTCTCCTGTGCCTTCTGCTTTTTCAGACCAATCCCGTTGTTTGATTGCCCAGACCACCCCTGTAGCAGGGTCTCTGTCCCTTTCCTCTGGGGCAGTGGCAACGACCACGTCCTCTGCTGGTGATCACAATGGCATGCTCTCTGTCCCTGCCCCTGGGGTGCCCCACTCTGATGTGGGGGAGCCACCTGCCTCTACTGGGGCCCAGCAGCCTTCTGCATTAGCCGCCCTGCAGCCAGCAAAGGAGCGGCggagttcctcctcctcctcgtcgtcctccagctcctcctcttcgTCGTCGTCGTCGTCGTCGTCGTCCTCTTCCTCTGGCTCCAGTTCTAGTGACTCAGAGGGCTCTAGCCTTCCTGTGCAACCTGAGGTGGCACTGAAGAG ggtccccagccccaccccagccccaaagGAGGCTATTCGAGAGGGACGTCCTCCGGAGCCAACCCCAGCCAAACGGAAGAGGCGCTCTAGCAGTTCCAGTTCCAgctcctcctcttcatcttcctcctcctcctcctcctcctcttcttcctcctcctcttcctcctcttcttcttcctcctcatcttcctcctcctcctcgtcttcctccccttcccctgctAAGCCTGGCCCTCAGGCCTTGCCCAAACCTGCAAGCCCCAAGAAGCCACCCCCTGGTGAGCGGAG cctcctccctgtctccccgTCTCCACGCCATTCTCTTCCACATGTAGCCAGAGGGACCTTTCTAAAACGCACATCTGGCTACTTCCCTCCACTCCACAAATCCTTCGGGACGCCCTGTGGCCTGCAGGACAAAGCCCCACCTCTGCGGGAGTGGCGTGTGAGGCTCTTCACCAACGGGCCTTGCCCGCCCTGTGTTCTCCTCCTGCCCGCCCCCACACATGccctgtgctccagccacacCCAGCGCCTTGCAGTCTAA